A section of the Roseivirga sp. BDSF3-8 genome encodes:
- a CDS encoding PIG-L family deacetylase has protein sequence MHTIPKFGVCLARAIDSTEDNLLLPPYMKTLRIALLALLISGIPCTAATARQPDQPDAAEIYHDLQKLNVLGSALYVAAHPDDENTRLIAWLANEKKLNTAYIAMTRGDGGQNLVGPEIREGLGLIRTNELLEAREIDGGTQFFTRANDFGYSKDPDETFDIWEKEKVLADLVWTIRKFRPDVMITRFNTKPGTTHGHHTASAILAEEAFEAAGDPSRFPAQLTYVEPWQPARLLFNTSWWFYGSPEKFDTTGLLGVDVGAYNAVLGESYTEMAARSRSMHKSQGFGASTSRGRQMEYLDPLKGSMDNKDLLSGINTDWDRIKGGKKVGAHVKKAIEQYDMRNPAAIVPHLVKAREALQGLPDSYWKKVKMRETEALIKDALGLYMEVTADDYSAVPGDSVTLRLEAVNRSVTPVTLNDISLPGLGISVAPNKVLAQNTSFEMTIKARLPEDAAVSEPYWLKDSASLGMYAVDDQQLIGLPGSPDHLVASWDYRVMEQPVTYQTTLLYKRTDPVAGEQYRKFEVTPALSIGLQEEVNIFRPGKAEEVTAVVSAGTDNVSGTVSLRVPGGWTVEPAERDFSLSLKGQSDQVTFTVTPPAGGNVGRMEAIANVGNKTYSRTLHRIEYPHLQPLAYYTPAEARIVSLDIQKRGERIGYIMGAGDAIPGSLQEVGYEVDMLDATSLGTTDLSGYDAIILGVRAYNTVEALKFGQPALMGYVQNGGNVIVQYNTNRGLVTEDLAPYELKVSRDRVTVEEAEIRMLSPDHPVLNTPNRITQQDFEGWVQERGLYFPDEWDEDHFTAVLSSNDPGEEPRDGGLLVARYGEGYYIYTGYSWFRQLPAGVPGAYRLFTNLISVGK, from the coding sequence ATGCATACAATCCCTAAATTCGGCGTTTGCCTGGCAAGGGCCATAGACTCAACAGAAGATAACTTATTGCTACCTCCTTATATGAAAACCCTACGGATAGCACTACTGGCGCTGCTCATTAGCGGAATCCCCTGCACTGCCGCGACGGCAAGGCAGCCTGACCAGCCGGATGCGGCAGAGATATACCATGACCTGCAAAAGCTGAATGTACTCGGCAGTGCGCTCTATGTGGCTGCTCACCCTGATGATGAAAATACCCGGCTGATTGCGTGGCTGGCTAATGAAAAGAAGCTGAACACGGCCTATATAGCAATGACGCGCGGGGATGGCGGCCAGAACCTGGTGGGCCCTGAGATACGGGAAGGCCTGGGCCTGATACGTACGAACGAGCTGCTGGAAGCCCGCGAGATAGACGGGGGAACGCAGTTTTTCACCCGTGCCAATGACTTTGGCTATAGCAAGGACCCTGACGAAACGTTTGACATATGGGAGAAGGAAAAGGTGCTGGCGGACCTGGTGTGGACGATCCGTAAGTTTCGTCCTGATGTGATGATTACGCGGTTTAACACCAAACCGGGTACCACTCATGGGCACCATACGGCTTCGGCCATACTGGCTGAGGAGGCGTTTGAGGCGGCGGGCGACCCGTCCCGATTTCCTGCGCAACTAACGTATGTGGAGCCGTGGCAGCCTGCGCGTCTCTTATTCAATACGTCGTGGTGGTTTTACGGCAGCCCTGAAAAGTTTGACACTACGGGCCTGCTGGGTGTGGATGTGGGGGCTTACAATGCGGTACTGGGCGAGTCTTATACGGAAATGGCTGCCAGGAGCCGCAGCATGCACAAAAGCCAGGGCTTTGGCGCCAGCACCAGCAGGGGTAGGCAAATGGAGTACCTGGATCCGCTGAAAGGTTCTATGGATAACAAGGACCTGCTTAGCGGCATAAATACTGACTGGGACAGGATAAAGGGTGGCAAGAAGGTAGGTGCCCATGTTAAAAAGGCCATCGAGCAATATGATATGCGGAACCCCGCGGCGATAGTGCCTCACCTGGTTAAAGCGCGGGAAGCGCTGCAGGGCTTGCCTGACAGCTACTGGAAGAAGGTGAAGATGAGGGAGACTGAGGCCCTGATCAAGGACGCACTGGGGCTGTATATGGAAGTAACGGCGGATGACTACAGCGCGGTGCCGGGGGACAGTGTTACGCTTAGGCTGGAAGCGGTAAACCGCTCGGTTACGCCGGTAACGCTAAATGACATAAGCCTGCCGGGGCTGGGCATCTCTGTAGCTCCGAACAAGGTACTGGCACAAAACACGTCCTTTGAGATGACGATCAAGGCCCGCCTGCCTGAGGATGCGGCGGTGAGTGAACCTTACTGGCTTAAGGACAGTGCCTCTCTGGGTATGTACGCGGTAGACGATCAGCAACTGATAGGCCTGCCCGGCTCACCGGACCACCTGGTAGCCTCATGGGACTACCGGGTAATGGAGCAGCCTGTTACTTACCAGACTACGTTATTATATAAACGTACTGACCCTGTGGCGGGAGAGCAGTACCGGAAGTTTGAGGTAACGCCTGCACTGAGCATAGGCCTGCAGGAGGAGGTGAACATATTTCGCCCCGGCAAGGCTGAGGAGGTAACGGCGGTAGTATCGGCGGGCACGGATAATGTAAGCGGTACGGTAAGCCTGCGCGTGCCCGGCGGGTGGACAGTGGAGCCGGCCGAAAGGGACTTCTCGCTGAGCCTGAAGGGGCAGTCGGATCAGGTGACCTTCACTGTAACCCCTCCGGCGGGAGGCAATGTGGGCAGAATGGAAGCCATAGCCAATGTAGGTAATAAGACGTACAGCCGTACGCTGCACCGTATCGAGTACCCCCACCTGCAACCGCTGGCCTACTACACGCCTGCAGAAGCCCGCATCGTGAGCCTGGACATTCAGAAAAGGGGGGAACGGATAGGCTACATTATGGGCGCAGGTGATGCGATACCGGGCAGCCTGCAGGAAGTGGGGTATGAGGTGGACATGCTGGATGCCACGAGCCTTGGTACGACTGATCTTTCCGGATATGATGCGATCATACTGGGGGTGAGGGCTTATAATACGGTAGAGGCCCTGAAGTTTGGCCAGCCTGCTCTAATGGGATACGTACAGAACGGAGGCAATGTGATCGTGCAGTATAATACGAACCGGGGACTGGTAACGGAAGACCTGGCACCTTATGAACTGAAGGTGAGCCGTGACCGGGTTACGGTGGAAGAAGCTGAAATACGGATGCTGTCGCCTGACCATCCTGTATTGAATACGCCTAACCGCATTACGCAGCAGGACTTTGAAGGCTGGGTACAGGAGAGGGGCCTATATTTCCCCGATGAGTGGGACGAGGATCACTTTACCGCTGTACTAAGCAGTAATGACCCGGGTGAAGAACCGAGAGACGGGGGCCTTCTGGTGGCCCGATACGGGGAAGGCTATTATATCTACACCGGCTACTCCTGGTTCAGGCAATTGCCGGCAGGGGTACCTGGTGCCTATCGGCTGTTTACCAACCTTATATCCGTGGGAAAATAG
- the recQ gene encoding DNA helicase RecQ: MQALDILQKTFGYTAFRGNQAQIINSVCSGKDTMVLMPTGGGKSLCYQVPALMMEGLTVVFSPLIALMKDQVDALRLNGVKAAYLNSTVPYAEQQSIIQMIRQNELKLLYIAPERLAAPEGQEGGNSAFFNFLKNQKVSLFAIDEAHCISHWGHDFRPDYLSLSLLKENFPDTPVVALTATADKQTRADILDKLCLPDPKVFLSSFNRPNIRYEVIPKQQSFGKLVTWLQHFPNEAGIVYCLSRKSTETTAAKLRDAGYDALPYHAGLSREERDRHQDLFLKDEVRIIVATIAFGMGIDKSNVRFVVHMDLPKNIESYYQETGRAGRDGLDSRALLFYTYADVVRLQGFIEVDGNEEQTAIMKHKLSRMAKYCEATTCRRKYLLNYFDEKAPDQCGNCDVCLANYEREENTVPAQKALSAVVRTGQQYGEVYLTKILTGSRSSSVKEEHKQIKTYGVGAEYDSKGWRDIYKALIQQGYLEVTTDKFQTLKLTQKSAALLKGEENFYVLRATNDTLAQGLDKQADSGFEEILFERLRLVRRQMAKAEGVAPYLVLGDNSLREMATYLPETPDHLKRIAGFGATKIEAYGEVFLKEIAAYADERDMPGRMHLMPRETAGGGRKKRRATTDTKKESLAMWKKGYSITEIADRRDMTESTIEGHLAHFVAEGSLAIGDMVDKAVQAKIRQAISLHGTAALRPLKDEVGEEISYGQIKMVIADTRGK, encoded by the coding sequence ATGCAAGCCCTCGACATTCTGCAAAAAACTTTCGGTTATACCGCTTTCCGCGGCAACCAGGCGCAAATAATCAATAGCGTATGCTCCGGTAAGGACACTATGGTGCTTATGCCTACGGGCGGGGGTAAGTCGCTTTGCTACCAGGTGCCTGCCCTTATGATGGAGGGCCTTACGGTGGTATTCAGTCCGCTTATTGCGCTGATGAAGGACCAGGTGGATGCGCTGCGGCTAAACGGGGTGAAGGCGGCCTACCTGAACAGCACGGTGCCCTATGCCGAACAGCAATCGATCATACAGATGATCCGGCAGAATGAGCTGAAGCTGCTCTACATAGCGCCGGAGCGCCTGGCTGCACCGGAGGGGCAGGAGGGGGGTAACTCGGCCTTCTTCAATTTTCTCAAAAACCAGAAGGTAAGCCTCTTTGCCATAGATGAGGCGCACTGTATCTCGCACTGGGGGCATGACTTCCGCCCGGATTACCTGTCTCTATCATTATTAAAAGAGAACTTTCCTGATACGCCGGTAGTGGCGCTGACGGCAACGGCGGATAAGCAGACGCGGGCGGACATACTGGACAAGCTGTGCCTGCCGGACCCGAAGGTATTTCTGAGCAGCTTTAACCGGCCTAATATCCGCTATGAGGTGATTCCTAAGCAGCAGAGCTTTGGCAAGCTGGTGACGTGGCTGCAGCACTTCCCGAATGAGGCGGGCATTGTGTACTGCCTTAGCCGAAAATCTACAGAAACTACGGCGGCCAAACTGCGGGATGCGGGGTATGATGCGCTGCCGTACCATGCGGGGCTGAGCCGCGAGGAGCGTGACCGCCACCAGGACCTCTTCCTGAAGGACGAGGTGCGTATCATAGTGGCCACGATTGCTTTTGGTATGGGGATAGATAAGAGTAATGTGCGCTTTGTGGTGCACATGGACTTGCCTAAGAATATCGAAAGCTACTACCAGGAAACGGGCCGTGCGGGAAGGGACGGCCTGGACAGCCGGGCGCTGCTGTTCTATACGTATGCGGACGTGGTGCGCCTGCAGGGCTTTATAGAGGTGGACGGCAACGAGGAGCAGACGGCGATCATGAAGCATAAGCTGAGCCGGATGGCCAAATACTGCGAGGCGACTACCTGCCGCCGCAAGTACCTGCTGAACTACTTTGACGAGAAGGCGCCGGACCAGTGTGGTAACTGTGATGTGTGCCTGGCTAACTATGAGCGGGAGGAAAACACGGTACCGGCACAGAAGGCTCTCTCGGCAGTGGTGCGCACGGGCCAGCAATACGGTGAGGTGTACCTAACGAAGATACTGACGGGCTCACGCTCATCCAGCGTGAAGGAGGAGCACAAGCAGATCAAGACCTATGGGGTAGGTGCGGAATATGACAGTAAGGGCTGGCGCGATATTTACAAAGCGCTGATACAGCAGGGCTACCTGGAGGTGACCACGGATAAATTCCAAACGCTGAAGCTTACCCAAAAAAGTGCGGCCCTGCTGAAGGGTGAGGAAAATTTTTACGTACTGAGGGCCACGAATGACACGCTTGCGCAGGGGCTTGACAAACAAGCGGATAGCGGGTTTGAAGAGATTCTCTTCGAAAGGCTCAGGCTGGTACGCCGCCAAATGGCGAAGGCCGAGGGGGTGGCTCCTTACCTGGTGCTGGGGGACAACTCGCTGCGGGAGATGGCTACTTACCTGCCGGAAACCCCTGACCACCTGAAGCGTATAGCGGGCTTTGGCGCTACCAAGATTGAGGCGTACGGGGAGGTGTTTTTAAAAGAGATAGCGGCCTATGCGGATGAGCGGGACATGCCCGGGCGAATGCACCTGATGCCGCGGGAGACGGCTGGCGGAGGGCGAAAAAAGCGCCGCGCTACGACGGATACGAAGAAGGAAAGTCTGGCAATGTGGAAGAAAGGTTACAGCATTACGGAGATTGCGGACCGCAGGGACATGACGGAAAGCACTATAGAAGGGCACCTGGCTCACTTTGTGGCAGAAGGCTCTCTGGCTATTGGTGACATGGTGGATAAGGCGGTTCAGGCAAAGATCAGGCAGGCTATTTCGCTACACGGTACGGCTGCGCTACGCCCCCTGAAAGACGAGGTGGGAGAGGAGATAAGCTATGGGCAGATCAAAATGGTGATAGCGGATACGAGGGGTAAATAG
- a CDS encoding M57 family metalloprotease — protein sequence MKTTRRITLVMVLSLFAFWSCNEDPSLEPVHQTDPVDISAEMIQKIKDAGVSVEGLQEFDDYYIAEGDIIFHKEDLKQDHGPSTEQARSDYIIAPAYWNIKVYLDDASFSSLNLSNAVNDAISSVNGIGSGISMSRVYSASQANITIRRSNLSSGICGIAGFPTSSGRPYSLVNINESYMIQRGYTSDSRLTQLVAHELGHCIGLRHTDWSSRNEPFANTIAGTPTSDSNSVMNSTICGLSWVGWSFYDKVGVKTLYATQANAGNNLVPGEQLSTNQFIQSNDNRFKVVMQSDGNFVLYKYNVPIWSSNTGGTSATKAIMQGDGNLVVYDNSFNDYWDSGTNNRHNAFAVIQDDGNFVIYQGGTAFWDSGTAGY from the coding sequence ATGAAAACCACAAGACGTATAACGCTGGTAATGGTGTTATCATTATTCGCATTCTGGTCATGTAACGAAGATCCATCCCTTGAGCCTGTTCATCAAACCGACCCTGTCGACATCAGTGCTGAAATGATCCAGAAGATCAAAGACGCCGGTGTGAGCGTGGAAGGCCTCCAAGAGTTCGACGATTACTACATTGCCGAGGGAGACATCATTTTCCATAAGGAAGACCTTAAGCAAGATCATGGCCCAAGCACGGAGCAGGCCCGGTCCGATTATATCATTGCACCAGCCTACTGGAACATCAAGGTTTACCTGGATGATGCCTCATTCAGCTCCCTTAATCTGAGCAATGCCGTTAACGATGCCATCTCATCAGTTAATGGTATTGGCTCAGGTATCTCCATGTCAAGGGTATACTCCGCTTCTCAGGCAAATATTACCATACGCCGCAGCAACCTCAGTTCAGGCATATGCGGCATTGCCGGCTTCCCCACCTCATCAGGCCGGCCTTACAGCCTGGTGAATATTAATGAGAGCTATATGATTCAGAGAGGGTATACCAGTGATTCGCGCCTGACCCAGCTCGTAGCTCACGAACTGGGACACTGTATCGGATTGCGCCATACCGACTGGTCATCACGGAACGAACCCTTTGCCAATACTATTGCCGGCACTCCTACCTCCGATAGTAATTCGGTGATGAACAGTACCATTTGCGGGCTTAGCTGGGTAGGCTGGTCATTTTACGACAAAGTGGGCGTAAAAACCCTGTACGCCACCCAGGCCAATGCCGGCAATAACCTCGTGCCAGGAGAGCAGCTTTCCACTAATCAGTTTATCCAGTCTAATGATAACCGCTTTAAGGTAGTCATGCAGAGCGATGGGAACTTTGTCCTGTATAAGTATAATGTGCCGATCTGGTCCAGTAATACCGGCGGCACCTCAGCCACCAAAGCCATTATGCAGGGTGATGGCAACCTCGTGGTATATGACAACAGCTTTAATGACTACTGGGACTCCGGTACCAACAATCGCCATAATGCCTTTGCCGTAATACAGGACGACGGCAACTTCGTGATCTACCAGGGCGGTACCGCCTTCTGGGATTCCGGCACAGCGGGATATTGA